In the genome of Quercus robur chromosome 3, dhQueRobu3.1, whole genome shotgun sequence, one region contains:
- the LOC126716565 gene encoding uncharacterized protein LOC126716565 gives MSLSDKEIANVGGSGGAAADDDDDNNRVGGGVHASDVVDDDDNGKKQRGYGYGCGIGCTRSFAKARQAVLNPFTKAKKQFLRRKNKRTSSSSSGSTGARISGKRFGCLNNGGKGCCFCLRQPQTLESNSGSRTSDPNDPNFTYDMLKAFIENNDFYSKECNPHFDFDLFSHATE, from the coding sequence ATGTCTTTGTCTGATAAAGAGATCGCCAATGTTGGTGGCAGTGgtggtgctgctgctgatgatgatgatgacaacaACAGAGTTGGTGGTGGGGTCCACGCCAGTGATGTTGTTGACGATGATGACAATGGAAAGAAGCAAAGAGGGTATGGATATGGATGTGGTATTGGGTGTACGAGAAGTTTTGCTAAAGCAAGGCAAGCGGTCCTTAATCCATTTACAAAAGCCAAGAAACAATTCCTCAGAAGAAAGAACAAAAGgacttcttcttcatcttctggGTCTACTGGTGCCAGGATTTCAGGTAAGAGGTTTGGTTGTCTTAATAATGGTGGTAAAGGTTGTTGCTTTTGTTTAAGGCAACCTCAGACTTTGGAATCAAATTCTGGGTCTCGTACAAGTGACCCAAATGACCCAAATTTCACCTATGACATGCTGAAAGCTTTCATAGAGAATAATGATTTCTATTCCAAAGAATGCAATCCCCACTTTGATTTTGATCTCTTCTCACATGCTACTGAGTGA
- the LOC126716566 gene encoding phytochrome A-2, translated as MSSSRPSHSSSNSGRSRHSARIIAQTTVDAKLHADFESSGDSFDYSSSVRVTSAVTGDQQPRSDKVTTAYLHHIQKGKLIQPFGCLLALDDKTFKVIAYSENAPEMLTMVSHAVPSVGDHPVLGIGTDVRTIFTAPSASALQKALGFADVSLLNPILVHCKTSGKPFYAIVHRVTGGLIIDFEPVKPYEVPMTAAGALQSYKLAAKAITRLQSLPSGSMERLCDTMVQEVFELTGYDRVMAYKFHDDDHGEVVSEITKPGLEPYLGLHYPATDIPQAARFLFMKNKVRLIVDCHARNVKVLQDEKLPFDLTLCGSTLRAPHSCHLQYMENMNSIASLVMAVVVNEGDEEGDNSNSVQPQKRKRLWGLVVCHNTTPRFVPFPLRYACEFLAQVFAIHVNKELELENQIVEKNILRTQTLLCDLLMRDAPLGIVSQSPNIMDLVKCNGAVLLYKNKIWRLGVTPSDFQLHDIASWLEKYHMDSTGLSTDSLYDAGFPGALALGDEVCGMAAVRITSKDMIFWFRSHTAAEIQWGGAKHEPGEKDDGRRMHPRSSFKAFLDVVKTRSLPWKDYEMDAIHSLQLILRNAFKDVEATGTSNNAINMKLSDLKIEGMQELEAVTSEMVRLIETATVPILAVDVDGLINGWNTKIAELTGLAVDKAIGNLFLTLVEDSSTDMVKRMLSLALQGKEEQNIQFEIKTHGSKSDSGPISLVVNACASRDLRDNVVGVCFVAQDITGQKIVMDKFTRIEGDYKAIVQNPNPLIPPIFGTDEFGWCCEWNPAMTVVSGWTREEVIDKMLLGEVFGTHTSCCRLKNQEAFVNLGVVLNNVMTGQESEKVTFGFFARSGKYVECLLCVSKKLDREGAVTGVFCFLQLASQELQQALHIQRLSEQTAMKRLKALAYIKRQIRNPLSGIIFSRKMMEGTELGVEQKQLLHTSVQCQHQISKVIDDSDLDSIIDGYLDLEMVEFTLHEILVASISQVMTKSSDKGILMVNDVAEEIVNETLYGDSIRLQQVLADFLLISVNYAATGGQLNVAASLTKDQLGQSVHLARLELRISHSGGGVPEALLNQMFGTDGDPSEEGISLFISRKLLKLMNGDVRYLREAGKSTFIISVELAATHK; from the exons ATGTCTTCTTCAAGGCCTAGCCATTCATCCAGCAATTCAGGGCGCTCAAGACACAGTGCCAGGATTATTGCTCAGACCACTGTTGATGCAAAGCTTCACGCAGATTTTGAGTCATCAGGTGATTCTTTTGATTACTCTAGCTCAGTGCGTGTTACCAGTGCAGTTACTGGGGATCAACAACCCAGGTCTGACAAAGTAACCACAGCTTACCTCCATCACATACAGAAAGGCAAGCTGATCCAGCCATTTGGTTGCTTGCTAGCCTTAGATGACAAAACTTTCAAGGTCATTGCATACAGTGAGAATGCCCCTGAAATGCTGACCATGGTCAGTCATGCAGTCCCAAGTGTTGGAGACCACCCAGTTCTTGGCATTGGAACAGATGTAAGGACTATTTTCACTGCACCCAGTGCCTCTGCATTGCAGAAGGCCCTAGGGTTTGCAGATGTTTCTCTTTTGAATCCCATTTTAGTCCATTGCAAGACATCTGGGAAGCCCTTTTACGCAATTGTGCATCGGGTAACAGGTGGCTTGATCATTGATTTTGAGCCAGTGAAGCCTTATGAAGTCCCCATGACGGCTGCTGGTGCCCTGCAATCATACAAGCTTGCAGCCAAAGCAATTACCCGATTGCAGTCTTTGCCTAGTGGTAGCATGGAAAGGCTTTGTGATACAATGGTTCAGGAGGTTTTTGAGCTCACAGGTTATGACAGGGTGATGGCATATAAATTTCATGATGATGATCATGGTGAAGTGGTCTCTGAGATTACAAAGCCAGGACTAGAGCCATATCTGGGTTTGCATTATCCAGCCACTGATATCCCTCAGGCTGCTCGTTTCTTATTTATGAAGAATAAGGTCCGTCTGATTGTTGATTGTCACGCCAGAAATGTGAAGGTGCTTCAAGATGAGAAGCTTCCATTTGATCTGACATTGTGTGGTTCAACCTTAAGGGCTCCACACAGTTGCCATTTACAGTACATGGAGAATATGAATTCCATTGCTTCTCTGGTTATGGCAGTTGTAGTCAATGAGGGGGATGAAGAAGGGGACAACTCTAACTCTGTGCAgccacaaaagagaaagagacttTGGGGTTTAGTAGTATGCCATAACACAACTCCAAGGTTTGTTCCATTCCCTCTTAGGTATGCTTGTGAGTTCCTAGCCCAAGTATTTGCCATTCATGTGAATAAGGAATTAGAGTTGGAAAATCAAATTGTTGAGAAGAACATATTACGTACCCAAACACTCTTGTGCGATTTGCTGATGCGAGATGCACCCTTGGGAATTGTTTCACAAAGCCCAAATATAATGGATCTCGTGAAGTGTAATGGTGCTGTCCTATTATACAAGAATAAGATATGGAGACTGGGAGTTACTCCAAGTGATTTCCAGCTGCATGACATAGCATCATGGCTCGAGAAGTACCATATGGATTCTACAGGTTTGAGTACAGATAGTCTGTATGATGCGGGGTTCCCAGGGGCTCTTGCGCTTGGTGATGAAGTATGTGGAATGGCAGCTGTGAGGATAACTTCCAAGGACATGATATTCTGGTTTCGCTCCCACACTGCTGCTGAAATTCAATGGGGTGGTGCAAAGCATGAACCTGGTGAGAAGGATGACGGTAGGAGGATGCACCCGAGATCTTCATTCAAGGCTTTCCTTGATGTTGTCAAGACAAGGAGTTTACCCTGGAAGGACTATGAAATGGATGCAATCCATTCTTTGCAGCTTATCTTGAGGAATGCATTTAAAGATGTTGAAGCAACGGGTACAAGTAACAATGCAATTAACATGAAGCTTAGTGACCTCAAAATTGAAGGGATGCAAGAACTGGAAGCAGTGACAAGTGAGATGGTCCGTTTAATTGAAACAGCCACAGTGCCAATTCTGGCAGTAGATGTTGATGGGCTGATAAATGGGTGGAATACAAAGATTGCAGAATTAACTGGTCTTGCTGTTGATAAGGCAATTGGAAATCTTTTTCTCACACTTGTAGAAGATTCTTCAACTGATATGGTCAAAAGGATGTTGTCCTTGGCACTGCAGG GAAAAGAAGAGCAGAACATCCAATTTGAGATCAAAACACATGGGTCTAAGAGTGATTCTGGTCCCATCAGCTTAGTTGTGAATGCATGTGCAAGTAGGGATCTTCGAGATAATGTTGTGGGGGTTTGTTTTGTGGCCCAGGACATCACTGGTCAGAAGATAGTCATGGATAAGTTCACCAGGATTGAAGGCGATTACAAAGCTATTGtacaaaatccaaatccattGATTCCTCCAATATTTGGTACGGATGAATTTGGGTGGTGCTGTGAGTGGAATCCAGCAATGACAGTGGTAAGTGGGTGGACACGAGAGGAAGTGATAGATAAAATGCTCTTGGGGGAGGTTTTTGGGACACACACATCTTGCTGTCGTCTCAAGAATCAGGAAGCTTTTGTAAATCTTGGAGTTGtacttaataatgtaatgactGGTCAGGAATCTGAGAAGGTCACTTTCGGTTTCTTTGCTCGGAGTGGAAAGTATGTGGAGTGCCTGCTATGTGTGAGTAAGAAATTGGACAGAGAGGGTGCAGTCACTGGGGTCTTTTGCTTCTTGCAGCTTGCTAGCCAGGAGCTGCAACAAGCACTTCATATACAGCGTTTATCTGAGCAAACTGCCATGAAGAGATTGAAAGCATTGGCTTATATAAAAAGGCAGATACGAAATCCTTTATCTGGGATTATATTTTCTCGGAAAATGATGGAAGGTACTGAGTTAGGAGTTGAACAAAAACAGCTTCTGCATACTAGTGTCCAGTGCCAGCACCAGATCAGCAAGGTTATTGATGACTCAGATCTTGATAGCATCATTGATGG CTACTTGGATCTCGAAATGGTTGAATTTACACTGCATGAAATATTGGTTGCCTCTATAAGTCAAGTCATGACAAAGAGCAGTGACAAGGGAATCCTAATGGTCAATGATGTGGCAGAGGAGATTGTGAATGAAACCTTATATGGTGATAGTATTAGGCTTCAACAGGTCTTAGCTGATTTCTTGTTGATATCAGTAAATTATGCAGCAACTGGAGGCCAGCTTAATGTTGCAGCCAGTTTGACCAAGGATCAACTGGGGCAATCTGTTCATCTTGCACGTCTTGAGCTCAG GATTTCACATTCAGGTGGAGGGGTGCCAGAAGCATTGCTGAACCAGATGTTTGGAACTGATGGAGATCCATCTGAGGAGGGAATCAGCCTGTTCATTAGCAGAAAGCTATTAAAGCTCATGAATGGAGATGTACGGTATCTAAGGGAAGCAGGAAAATCAACCTTCATCATATCTGTTGAACTTGCTGCCACACATAAGTAG
- the LOC126716567 gene encoding glutamate--tRNA ligase, cytoplasmic has protein sequence MENEIRTLSFPADSPPPLPVIVAAKLAGLALPIDTSLPPNSAPTLLFSNGLKLHGTYVLLRYIARVASLPNFYGQNAYESGQIDEWLEYAPVFSLGPAFENACKYVDDFLQSRTFLVGSCFSIADVAIWSALAGSGQRWESLRKSTKYQNLARWFNSILAEYNDALNEVTALYVGKRGSGKPIASKLKEQQGASNQSKSSYEIDLPEAEVGKVRLRFAPEPSGYLHIGHAKAALLNQYFAQRYQGVVIVRFDDTNPAKESNEFVENLLKDIETLGIKYVAVTYTSDYFPQMMEMAENLIRQGQAYVDDTPREQMQKERMDGIESRCRNNSVEENLKLWKEMISGSERGLQCCLRGKLDMQDPNKSLRDPVYYRCNPIPHHRIGSKYKIYPTYDFACPFVDAIEGITHALRSSEYHDRNAQYHRIQMDMGLRKVHLYEFSRLNMVYTLLSKRKLLWFVEKGKVDGWDDARFPTVQGIIRRGLKVEALIQFILEQGASKNLNLMEWDKLWTINKKIIDPVCPRHTAVIEEGRVLITLTNGPEKPFARIIPRHKKYEGAGDKCTTFTRRIWIDKADAESISADEEITLMDWGNAIVKHIEKDHDGNITQLSGMLHLEGSVKTTKLKLTWLPETSELVNLTLVDFDYLITKKKLEEGEDFLDVLNPCTKRETAAIGDSNMRNLQRGEVLQLERKGYFRCDVPFIRPSKPIVLYAIPDGRQQTSLK, from the exons ATGGAGAATGAGATTCGGACATTGTCTTTCCCTGCCGATAGTCCGCCGCCTCTACCGGTGATTGTGGCTGCCAAGCTTGCCGGCCTTGCTCTTCCAATCGATACATCCCTACCTCCTAATTCTGCTCCCACGCTTCTCTTCTCTAATGG GCTTAAATTACATGGAACATATGTGCTTCTTCGCTATATTGCTCGTGTTGCTAGCCTTCCCAATTTCTATGGACAGAATGCATATGAATCTGGCCAG ATTGATGAGTGGCTGGAATATGCCCCCGTCTTTTCATTGGGTCCTGCATTTGAGAATGCGTGCAAGTACGTTGATGATTTTTTGCAGAGTCGTACCTTTCTGGTTGGTTCCTGCTTCTCAATTGCAGATGTTGCAATCTGGTCTGCTCTTGCAG GAAGTGGACAGAGATGGGAAAGTTTGAGGAAGTCAACAAAGTACCAAAATCTCGCTCGGTGGTTCAATTCTATATTGGCAGAATATAATGATGCCTTGAATGAAGTCACAGCTCTATATGTTGGCAAAAGAGGATCAGGAAAGCCAATTGCTTCCAAATTGAAGGAGCAACAGGGTGCCAGTAATCAATCGAAGAGTTCATATGAAATAGATCTTCCAGAAGCTGAGGTCGGAAAGGTACGTTTACGGTTTGCACCAGAACCCAGCGGTTATCTTCACATTGGGCACGCAAAAGCAGCCCTGTTGAACCAGTATTTTGCTCAACGGTACCAAGGCGTAGTTATTGTGCGGTTTGATGACACAAATCCTGCCAAAGAGAGCAATGAGTTTGTGGAAAATCTTCTGAAGGATATAGAGACTTTGGGTATCAAGTATGTTGCTGTTACATACACCTCAGATTACTTTCCTCAGATGATGGAAATGGCTGAGAATTTGATTCGCCAGGGTCAAGCGTATGTTGATGATACACCACGTGAGCAAATGCAGAAAGAAAGAATGGATGGGATTGAATCAAGATGTAGAAACAACAGTGTGGAGGAGAATCTGAAATTATGGAAGGAAATGATTTCAGGATCTGAAAGGGGTTTGCAGTGCTGTCTCCGTGGGAAGCTGGATATGCAAGACCCAAATAAATCACTTCGAGATCCAGTATATTACCGTTGCAATCCAATTCCCCATCATCGGATTGGCTCCAAGTATAAGATATACCCAACTTATGATTTTGCATGTCCATTTGTTGATGCCATAGAAGGTATAACACATGCTTTAAGATCTAGTGAATACCATGATCGAAATGCTCAGTATCACCGGATTCAAATGGATATGGGATTGAGAAAGGTCCACCTTTATGAATTTAGCCGTCTGAATATGGTTTATACACTTCTCAGCAAGCGCAAACTTCTATGGTTTGTTGAGAAGGGAAAGGTGGATGGGTGGGATGATGCTCGATTTCCAACAGTACAAGGAATCATTCGTAGAGGACTAAAGGTTGAAGCATTGATACAGTTTATTCTTGAACAG GGGGCATCAAAAAATCTCAATCTAATGGAATGGGATAAACTATGGACCATTAATAAGAAGATCATTGATCCTGTGTGCCCCAGGCATACTGCTGTCATTGAGGAAGGACGTGTGCTAATTACCCTGACAAATGGTCCTGAGAAACCATTTGCCCGCATCATACCAAGGCATAAGAAATACGAAGGAGCTGGGGATAAGTGTACTACTTTCACGAGGAGGATATGGATTGACAAGGCTGATGCAGAATCTATCTCAGCGGATGAGGAGATAACTTTGATGGATTGGGGCAATGCTATTGTGAAGCACATAGAGAAGGACCATGATGGAAACATCACCCAGCTGAGTGGGATGTTGCATCTTGAAGGATCTGTCAAGACCACAAAGTTGAAGCTTACTTGGCTTCCTGAAACAAGTGAGCTAGTTAACCTTACTCTGGTGGATTTTGACTATCTGATTACAAAGAAGAAG CTTGAGGAAGGAGAGGATTTCCTTGATGTGCTTAACCCATGTACAAAAAGGGAGACTGCAGCCATAGGGGATTCCAACATGCGGAATTTGCAGCGGGGAGAGGTATTGCAACTGGAGAGAAAAGGATACTTTAGATGTGATGTTCCCTTTATTAGGCCTTCAAAGCCTATAGTTTTATATGCAATCCCAGATGGCAGGCAGCAGACCTCTTTGAAGTAA